A window of the Armatimonadota bacterium genome harbors these coding sequences:
- the hemA gene encoding glutamyl-tRNA reductase, whose amino-acid sequence MISVVGVTHKTAPLEVRERFAFSNRTAVGILRSVPFEAFLLVTCNRCELYGTAAATVLRQVLLDAAGAPGQTPLMAHEGPAAVRHLLAVAAGLDSMVVGEPQILGQVRQALALAAEAGRLGPVLSRLGQHALICGRRVRRETALGRGQPSVPRVAAGVVRHVLSDLSGRVVVVVGAGEMGALAARTFGQAGAQVVVASRTARSAEEAARSAGGQAAVLDELDALLERADAAIFCTGSPAPVLGVERVRRIMEARGSRPLVVVDVALPRDVAPDVRDVEGVRLYDLDDLRAHAPAPLALQAVEAAWAVVEQETERFLRWMSSRRAVPAIQALRRRADAIVEEEVARAGGDPEALRRFGQRVVNRLLHHPVVRMRERAGAGALTYLEIARDLFGLDGAQGDG is encoded by the coding sequence GTGATCAGCGTCGTCGGCGTCACCCACAAGACGGCTCCCCTTGAGGTTCGGGAGCGGTTCGCCTTCAGCAACCGGACAGCGGTCGGGATCCTGCGGTCCGTCCCGTTTGAGGCCTTTCTGCTGGTGACCTGCAACCGCTGCGAGCTGTACGGGACTGCCGCAGCGACGGTCCTGCGGCAGGTGCTGCTGGACGCCGCCGGGGCGCCCGGGCAGACGCCCCTGATGGCCCACGAAGGACCGGCCGCCGTCCGCCACCTCCTGGCTGTGGCGGCCGGGCTGGACTCGATGGTGGTCGGCGAGCCCCAGATCCTCGGTCAGGTCAGGCAGGCGCTGGCGCTCGCCGCGGAGGCCGGACGCCTGGGGCCCGTCCTGTCCCGCCTGGGCCAGCACGCCCTGATCTGCGGCCGGCGGGTCCGCCGCGAGACGGCCCTGGGCCGCGGCCAGCCATCGGTCCCCCGGGTGGCGGCGGGCGTGGTCCGCCACGTTCTGAGCGATCTGAGCGGCCGTGTGGTGGTCGTGGTGGGCGCCGGGGAGATGGGCGCCCTGGCCGCGCGCACCTTCGGCCAGGCCGGCGCGCAGGTGGTCGTCGCCAGCCGCACGGCCCGGTCGGCGGAGGAGGCGGCCAGGAGCGCGGGCGGGCAGGCTGCGGTCCTGGATGAGCTGGACGCCCTGCTGGAGCGCGCCGACGCCGCCATCTTCTGCACCGGATCCCCCGCCCCGGTGCTGGGCGTGGAGCGGGTCCGCCGCATCATGGAAGCTCGCGGTAGCCGCCCGCTGGTCGTCGTCGACGTCGCGCTGCCGCGGGACGTCGCCCCCGACGTGCGGGATGTGGAGGGCGTCCGCCTCTACGACCTGGACGACCTGCGGGCTCACGCGCCCGCGCCGTTGGCGCTGCAGGCGGTGGAGGCCGCGTGGGCGGTTGTGGAGCAGGAGACCGAGCGGTTCCTGCGCTGGATGTCCTCGCGGCGGGCGGTGCCGGCCATCCAGGCTCTGCGCCGGCGGGCCGACGCGATCGTGGAGGAGGAAGTGGCCCGCGCCGGCGGGGACCCCGAGGCACTGCGGCGGTTCGGCCAGCGCGTCGTCAACAGACTGCTGCACCACCCCGTGGTGCGGATGCGGGAGCGCGCAGGCGCGGGGGCGCTGACCTACCTGGAGATCGCCCGGGACCTGTTCGGTCTGGACGGAGCACAGGGAGATGGGTGA
- a CDS encoding DUF2905 domain-containing protein, giving the protein MSSLGRTLMLFGAILLVVGALMTVVGRVPRLPGDILIRRDGLVVYIPLATSLVLSVLLTVVFSLLARR; this is encoded by the coding sequence ATGTCGTCGCTGGGACGGACCCTGATGCTGTTCGGGGCGATCCTCCTGGTGGTGGGCGCGCTGATGACCGTGGTGGGCCGCGTCCCGCGCCTGCCGGGAGACATCCTGATCCGGCGCGACGGGCTGGTCGTCTACATTCCCCTGGCCACCAGCCTGGTCCTCAGCGTCCTGCTCACCGTGGTCTTCAGCCTGCTCGCGCGCCGATGA
- the ruvA gene encoding Holliday junction branch migration protein RuvA, whose protein sequence is MIAFLRGALRRRAGDVVVVEVGGVGYEVHLPAVVARALPPVRDGESPVVELYISYHATQNQPRPLLIGFLHEVEQEFFERFITVDGLGPTKAMKAIVHPIHAIADAIERKDVQFLRRLPGIGARTAEKIVAALHGKMGKYALLQGAPPPSPPPAEDFRAEVLDVLTRQLGHRMAEARRMVEEALRRRPEISSAEELFQEVYRVTVEPPASGEARRGPGDPRP, encoded by the coding sequence GTGATCGCCTTCCTGCGGGGCGCCCTGCGCCGGCGGGCCGGGGACGTGGTGGTGGTGGAGGTGGGCGGGGTGGGCTACGAGGTGCACCTGCCCGCGGTGGTGGCCCGCGCCCTCCCGCCTGTGCGGGACGGGGAGTCGCCGGTGGTGGAGCTGTACATCTCATACCACGCCACCCAGAACCAGCCCCGCCCGCTGCTGATCGGCTTCCTCCACGAGGTGGAGCAGGAGTTCTTCGAGCGCTTCATCACCGTGGACGGGCTGGGCCCCACCAAGGCCATGAAGGCCATCGTCCACCCCATCCACGCCATCGCCGACGCCATCGAGCGCAAGGACGTGCAGTTCCTCCGGAGGCTGCCGGGCATCGGCGCCCGGACGGCGGAGAAGATCGTGGCCGCCCTGCACGGGAAGATGGGCAAGTACGCCCTGCTGCAGGGCGCCCCGCCGCCGTCGCCGCCGCCTGCGGAGGACTTCCGGGCCGAGGTGCTGGATGTGCTCACCCGCCAGCTGGGCCACCGGATGGCCGAAGCCCGGCGGATGGTGGAGGAGGCGCTGCGCCGCCGCCCGGAGATCTCGTCGGCGGAGGAACTGTTCCAGGAGGTGTACCGGGTCACGGTGGAGCCCCCCGCCTCGGGCGAGGCCCGCCGGGGCCCGGGAGATCCCAGACCCTGA
- the ruvB gene encoding Holliday junction branch migration DNA helicase RuvB, which yields MPSPKRPAPDPAVDEPFLRSLRPQSLDECIGQPRVVEGLRISIRAARERGEALDHVLLHGPPGLGKTTLANVIAREMDANIVTTSGPALERGGDLMGILTNLQPRDVLFIDEIHRLSRAVEEFLYPAMEDFCVNFVIEKGAHARTLRYQLPPFTLVGATTRAGLLSSPLRERFGIFHHLDFFTVDELVAVVRRSASILGVPITDDGAATIAQRSRGTPRIANRLLRRVRDYAQVRADGRITAALAAEALDFEGVDERGLDGLDRELLRTIAVVYGGGPVGIEALAATLNEEPQTLEEVVEPYLLKIGFLTRTPAGRRITAAALEHLGLPADAGRQGHLL from the coding sequence ATGCCGTCGCCCAAGCGCCCCGCCCCTGACCCCGCGGTGGACGAACCGTTCCTGCGCAGCCTGCGCCCCCAGAGCCTGGACGAGTGCATCGGGCAGCCCCGGGTGGTGGAGGGCCTGCGGATCAGCATCCGGGCCGCCCGGGAGCGGGGGGAGGCCCTCGACCACGTCCTGCTGCACGGCCCCCCGGGGCTGGGCAAGACCACGCTGGCCAACGTCATCGCCCGCGAGATGGATGCCAACATCGTCACCACCTCGGGGCCGGCGCTGGAGCGCGGCGGCGACCTGATGGGCATCCTCACCAACCTGCAGCCGCGGGACGTGCTGTTCATCGACGAGATCCACCGGCTGTCCCGGGCGGTGGAGGAGTTCCTCTATCCCGCCATGGAGGACTTCTGCGTCAACTTCGTCATCGAGAAGGGCGCCCACGCCCGCACCCTGCGTTACCAGCTGCCGCCGTTCACCCTGGTGGGGGCCACGACCCGGGCCGGGCTGCTGTCCAGTCCCCTGCGGGAGCGCTTCGGGATCTTCCACCACCTGGACTTCTTCACCGTGGACGAGCTGGTGGCGGTGGTCCGGCGGTCGGCGTCCATCCTGGGAGTTCCCATCACCGACGACGGCGCCGCCACCATCGCCCAGCGGTCCCGGGGGACACCCCGCATCGCCAACCGGCTCCTGCGCCGGGTGCGGGACTACGCCCAGGTGCGGGCGGACGGCCGCATCACCGCCGCCCTGGCCGCCGAGGCTCTGGATTTTGAGGGGGTGGACGAGCGGGGGCTGGACGGGCTGGACCGGGAGCTGCTGCGGACCATTGCCGTGGTCTACGGCGGCGGCCCGGTGGGTATCGAGGCGCTGGCGGCCACCCTCAACGAGGAGCCGCAGACGCTGGAGGAGGTCGTGGAGCCCTACCTGCTGAAGATCGGATTCCTGACCCGGACCCCGGCGGGCCGCCGCATCACCGCTGCGGCCCTGGAGCACCTGGGGCTGCCGGCGGACGCCGGTCGTCAGGGGCACCTCCTGTAA
- the ruvC gene encoding crossover junction endodeoxyribonuclease RuvC, with translation MLVLGVDPGLRQTGYALLRGRADGVELVDTGLIRTDEDAPLPRRLQVIYRGMQEVLGRHRPVQVAVEDLYTARCSPRTAILMGHVRGVVCLAAAERAIEVVALPPAAVKQAIAGFGGASKVQVQAAVGRLLRRPAPADSHVADAVAVSLTALSRRGVPLRPAAAGVVR, from the coding sequence ATGCTGGTGCTGGGCGTCGATCCGGGGCTACGCCAGACCGGCTACGCGCTGCTGCGGGGCCGGGCCGACGGCGTCGAGCTGGTCGACACCGGCCTGATCCGGACCGACGAGGACGCGCCTCTTCCCCGGCGCCTGCAGGTCATCTACCGGGGCATGCAGGAGGTCCTGGGGCGGCACCGTCCCGTCCAGGTGGCGGTGGAGGACCTGTACACCGCCCGCTGTTCCCCCCGCACGGCCATCCTGATGGGCCACGTCCGGGGGGTTGTCTGCCTGGCGGCGGCGGAGCGGGCCATCGAGGTGGTCGCTCTGCCCCCGGCGGCGGTCAAGCAGGCCATCGCGGGGTTCGGGGGGGCCAGCAAGGTGCAGGTCCAGGCCGCGGTGGGACGGCTGCTGCGCCGGCCCGCACCCGCCGACTCCCACGTGGCCGACGCGGTGGCCGTGTCGCTGACGGCCCTGTCCCGCCGCGGGGTGCCCCTGCGGCCCGCGGCAGCGGGGGTGGTCCGGTGA
- a CDS encoding HD domain-containing protein — protein sequence MADAQTGVAGTRLVTLEDVKRDPEVEAYIDKANEYTGAIGYTEHGARHANLTASIAYNTLKRLGYPERDAQLASIAAYLHDIGNLVSRVNHEHTGAVLANRILERLGMDPVERAIVMGAIGNHEEKHGEPVSPVGAAVILADKSDVHRSRVRNPDPTTFDIHDRVNYAVQHSFLRVDDKSRTITLELTIDTQLSQVMEYFEIFLTRMVMCRRAAKFLNCEFKLQINGVKLL from the coding sequence ATGGCCGACGCGCAGACGGGCGTGGCCGGAACGAGACTGGTGACCCTCGAGGACGTCAAGCGCGACCCCGAGGTGGAGGCTTACATCGACAAGGCCAACGAGTACACGGGCGCCATCGGCTACACCGAACATGGGGCGCGGCACGCCAACCTCACGGCCAGCATCGCCTACAACACCCTCAAGCGCCTGGGCTATCCGGAGCGGGACGCCCAGCTGGCCTCCATCGCCGCCTACCTGCACGACATCGGCAACCTGGTCAGCCGGGTCAACCACGAGCACACCGGCGCGGTGCTGGCCAACCGGATCCTGGAGCGCCTGGGCATGGACCCGGTGGAGCGCGCCATCGTCATGGGCGCCATCGGCAACCACGAGGAAAAGCACGGCGAGCCGGTCAGCCCGGTGGGGGCGGCGGTCATCCTGGCCGACAAATCCGACGTCCACCGGTCGCGGGTCCGCAACCCCGACCCCACCACCTTCGATATCCACGACCGGGTGAACTACGCCGTCCAGCATTCGTTCCTGCGGGTGGATGACAAGAGCCGGACCATCACCCTGGAGCTCACCATCGACACCCAGCTGTCCCAGGTGATGGAGTACTTTGAGATCTTCCTCACCCGCATGGTGATGTGCCGGCGGGCGGCGAAGTTCCTCAACTGCGAGTTCAAGCTCCAGATCAACGGCGTCAAGCTGCTGTAG
- the yajC gene encoding preprotein translocase subunit YajC: protein MAAAYVVMQATQQASSRWLVWYLLLILAVFYVFMIRPQMTQQRRRREMLKGLKKGDRVVTIGGLHATIWDIDDENTLTLELAPNLRVKADRGAVSYVRGKKRDEQPQPVPVQPSR, encoded by the coding sequence GTGGCGGCGGCGTACGTGGTGATGCAGGCAACCCAGCAGGCGAGCAGCCGGTGGCTGGTGTGGTACCTTCTGCTGATTCTCGCCGTCTTCTACGTCTTCATGATCAGACCGCAGATGACCCAGCAGCGGCGGCGGCGGGAGATGCTCAAGGGCCTGAAGAAAGGCGACCGGGTGGTGACCATCGGGGGGTTGCACGCCACCATCTGGGACATTGACGACGAGAACACGCTGACCCTGGAACTGGCCCCCAACCTCCGCGTGAAGGCTGACCGGGGAGCGGTGAGCTACGTGCGGGGCAAGAAGCGCGACGAGCAGCCCCAACCCGTCCCCGTCCAGCCGTCCCGCTAG
- a CDS encoding SpoIID/LytB domain-containing protein — MTARPALHAAALAAALALAAGSGPAAQGQTPAVIRVGLLREQERVVVLSDRAITLTARTAVSVRLDPGAYEAAATPSGVDIAGVGRWEGPVRLVPADGALLYLGIRPYRGILELRPSGGRLVVVNEVPLEEYLYGVLPVEVDPRWPEEALKAQAVAARTLAVYSLNRYAAEGYDVRATTDTQVYGGAGVEDPRTSLAVDATRGEIVTYQGRPIFAAFHSDSGGHTESSEHVWGGRYPYLRGVPDPYSAGAPTQQWVVVLDAATLEARLRQAGFPVAGITEVLVAELTPSGRAATVRVQGAHGTLVIRGTDLRAAVGVGVLRSTLFAVRGGEGAWEFAGRGSGHGVGLSQWGARGLAAAGRTYREILRYYYTGVEVEGR, encoded by the coding sequence ATGACCGCGCGGCCCGCCCTCCACGCCGCCGCGCTGGCGGCGGCCCTCGCGCTTGCGGCGGGGTCCGGGCCTGCGGCGCAGGGGCAGACCCCCGCCGTGATCCGGGTGGGGCTGCTGCGCGAGCAGGAGCGGGTGGTGGTCCTCAGCGACCGCGCCATCACGCTGACCGCCCGGACCGCGGTGTCGGTGCGCCTGGACCCGGGCGCCTACGAGGCCGCGGCCACGCCCTCGGGCGTGGACATCGCGGGGGTGGGGCGCTGGGAGGGGCCGGTGCGCCTGGTCCCCGCCGACGGTGCCCTTCTGTACCTGGGCATCCGTCCCTACCGGGGGATCCTGGAGCTGCGGCCGTCGGGCGGCCGGCTCGTGGTGGTGAATGAGGTCCCGCTGGAGGAGTACCTTTACGGGGTCCTGCCCGTGGAGGTGGATCCCCGCTGGCCGGAGGAAGCGCTCAAGGCGCAGGCCGTCGCCGCCCGGACCCTGGCGGTCTACAGCCTCAACCGGTATGCCGCGGAAGGCTACGATGTGCGGGCCACCACCGACACCCAGGTCTACGGCGGCGCCGGGGTGGAGGACCCGCGGACGTCGCTGGCCGTGGACGCCACCCGGGGCGAGATCGTCACGTACCAGGGTCGGCCGATCTTTGCCGCGTTCCACTCCGACTCCGGCGGCCACACCGAGAGCAGCGAGCACGTGTGGGGCGGGCGGTACCCCTACCTGCGGGGCGTCCCGGATCCGTACAGCGCGGGGGCGCCCACCCAGCAGTGGGTCGTCGTGCTGGACGCCGCCACCCTGGAGGCGCGGCTGCGCCAGGCCGGGTTCCCGGTGGCCGGCATCACCGAGGTGCTGGTGGCCGAGCTCACCCCGTCCGGCCGCGCCGCCACCGTGCGGGTGCAGGGGGCCCACGGGACGCTGGTGATCCGCGGGACCGACCTGCGGGCGGCGGTGGGTGTCGGCGTACTGCGCAGTACCCTGTTCGCCGTCCGCGGCGGCGAGGGCGCGTGGGAGTTTGCGGGGCGGGGCAGCGGCCACGGAGTCGGCCTCAGCCAGTGGGGCGCCCGCGGCCTGGCCGCCGCCGGCCGGACCTACCGGGAGATCCTCCGGTACTACTATACGGGCGTCGAGGTGGAGGGCCGCTGA
- a CDS encoding penicillin-binding protein 1A, with translation MSGHTQRFSLTPPTRRVPHLRRGAGPRLPRGAGAWLRLAAVVAAAGGIVAVVATGVVAGMALAFSRHLPDVSTLYAPPSEATRVYAVTGEVIASLFRENREFVPLDEIPLSLRQAVIAIEDERFYRHRGVDVRGTLRALWRNLLAGEIREGGSTITQQLARAVFLTQKRVLSRKVAEMMLALEIERRLTKDEILERYLNQVYFGNGAYGVELASQVYFGKPARRLTLAESALLAGIIRAPSVYNPFRNLPQALERQRVVLRRMAELGYLTDEQAQAASEQPVRLAEERNAGLLGIRAPYFVSYILPALLRRYGEDAVYSGGLRVYTTVDPRLQAAAEKAVRAGLDEARRQNLRVSQGALVALDPATGAIRAMIGGYDFAQSQFNRAWQARRQPGSAFKPFIYATALARGIPPTRIIVDEPVTYEIRGTVRPEDRLWTPRNYDGTFRGPVTLRYALEHSINIPAIKTLAEVGPQAVIDTARRMGITSPLEPVLSLALGTNEVTPLEMASAYGALATLGIHAEPFGIVKVVDREGRVLEEHTPRRRLALSADVAYVLTDLLKGVILRGTGTAAQIGRPAAGKTGTTDDYRNAWFIGYTPRLVAAVWVGNDDNTPMRRVVGGTVPARIWAAFMRVAVADLPAEDWAPPEGVVVATVCGTSGRLATSQCPDPRREVFVRGTEPTEYDISPPPAEDTGPAGAAVPLTLTSPAQGQAVSSPFVIEGLTHPDAVVSLRVAVRGGGATETTAETRIPVTNDGRFAYLFRPPLRQSGVRYVITVTATAPDGARATATLTVIER, from the coding sequence ATGTCCGGACACACGCAGCGGTTCTCGCTGACGCCTCCCACCCGCCGGGTGCCGCACCTGCGCCGAGGGGCCGGGCCGCGGCTGCCCCGGGGGGCGGGGGCGTGGCTGCGTCTGGCGGCCGTGGTGGCCGCCGCCGGGGGGATCGTGGCGGTGGTCGCCACTGGCGTGGTGGCCGGGATGGCGCTGGCGTTTTCCCGCCACCTGCCCGATGTCTCCACCCTGTACGCCCCGCCCAGCGAGGCCACCCGGGTGTACGCGGTCACGGGGGAGGTCATCGCCAGCCTGTTCCGGGAAAACCGCGAGTTCGTGCCCCTGGACGAGATCCCCCTGAGCCTGCGCCAGGCGGTCATCGCCATCGAGGACGAGCGCTTCTACCGCCACCGGGGGGTGGATGTGCGGGGCACCCTGCGGGCCCTGTGGCGCAACCTCCTGGCGGGGGAGATCCGCGAGGGCGGCAGCACCATCACCCAGCAGCTGGCGCGGGCGGTCTTCCTCACCCAGAAGCGCGTCCTCAGCCGCAAGGTGGCCGAGATGATGCTGGCGCTGGAGATCGAGCGTCGGCTCACCAAGGACGAGATCCTCGAGCGCTACCTCAACCAGGTGTACTTCGGCAACGGCGCCTACGGCGTGGAACTGGCCTCCCAGGTGTACTTCGGCAAGCCCGCCCGCCGACTGACACTGGCCGAAAGCGCCCTGCTGGCCGGGATCATCCGGGCGCCGTCGGTGTACAACCCGTTCCGCAACCTCCCGCAGGCCCTGGAGCGCCAGCGGGTGGTCCTGCGGCGGATGGCCGAGCTGGGCTACCTGACCGACGAGCAGGCGCAGGCCGCCAGTGAGCAGCCCGTCCGGCTGGCTGAGGAGCGCAACGCCGGCCTGCTGGGCATCCGGGCGCCGTACTTCGTCTCCTACATCCTGCCGGCGCTGCTGCGGCGGTACGGGGAGGACGCCGTCTACAGCGGCGGCCTGCGGGTGTACACGACCGTGGATCCGCGGCTGCAGGCGGCCGCCGAGAAGGCGGTGCGGGCCGGGCTGGACGAGGCCCGCCGGCAGAACCTCCGGGTCTCCCAGGGCGCCCTGGTCGCCCTGGACCCGGCCACCGGCGCCATCCGGGCCATGATCGGGGGGTACGACTTCGCCCAGAGCCAGTTCAACCGCGCCTGGCAGGCGCGCCGCCAGCCCGGCTCGGCGTTCAAGCCGTTCATCTACGCCACCGCCCTGGCCCGGGGCATCCCGCCCACGCGGATCATCGTGGACGAACCGGTCACCTACGAGATCCGGGGGACGGTGCGGCCGGAGGACCGCCTCTGGACCCCCCGCAACTACGACGGGACGTTCCGGGGCCCGGTGACGCTGCGGTACGCACTGGAGCATTCCATTAACATCCCGGCCATCAAGACGCTGGCCGAGGTGGGCCCCCAGGCGGTGATCGACACGGCGCGGCGCATGGGCATCACCAGCCCCCTGGAGCCGGTTCTGTCCCTGGCCCTGGGGACCAACGAGGTCACGCCCCTGGAGATGGCCAGCGCCTACGGCGCCCTGGCGACCCTGGGCATCCACGCCGAACCCTTCGGGATCGTCAAGGTGGTGGACCGGGAAGGGCGGGTCCTGGAAGAGCACACGCCGCGCCGCCGGCTGGCCCTCAGCGCGGACGTGGCCTACGTGCTCACCGACCTGCTCAAGGGCGTGATCCTCCGGGGCACCGGCACCGCCGCCCAGATCGGCCGGCCCGCCGCCGGCAAGACCGGGACCACCGACGACTACCGCAACGCCTGGTTCATCGGCTACACCCCGCGCCTGGTGGCGGCGGTGTGGGTCGGCAACGACGACAACACGCCCATGCGGCGGGTGGTGGGGGGCACGGTGCCGGCCCGCATCTGGGCGGCGTTCATGCGGGTGGCGGTGGCCGACCTGCCGGCCGAGGACTGGGCTCCGCCGGAGGGGGTGGTGGTGGCCACCGTCTGCGGCACCTCCGGCCGGCTGGCCACCAGCCAGTGCCCGGACCCCCGCCGGGAGGTCTTCGTGCGCGGGACCGAGCCCACCGAGTACGACATCAGCCCGCCCCCGGCCGAAGACACCGGTCCGGCGGGGGCCGCGGTTCCCCTCACCCTCACCAGCCCCGCCCAGGGTCAGGCGGTGTCGTCGCCGTTTGTGATCGAGGGGCTCACCCACCCCGACGCGGTGGTGAGCCTGCGGGTGGCGGTGCGAGGAGGCGGCGCCACCGAGACCACCGCCGAGACCCGTATCCCCGTCACCAACGACGGCCGCTTCGCCTATCTGTTCCGGCCGCCCCTGCGCCAGAGCGGGGTCCGGTACGTGATCACCGTGACCGCCACCGCCCCGGACGGGGCGCGGGCCACCGCCACGCTGACCGTCATCGAGAGATAG
- a CDS encoding nucleoside recognition domain-containing protein — protein MVGEWISSTFWVIGSLAALFAALYWGGGTLAAMLEGVWGRWGSAAVAAAVGRTMGRGLAARIVLWGLDGGVQALISVGIPYVLAYYLVFAVLQETGVVARVAAAADRLLVRTGLSATPSLPLVMAAGCNVPALLALRALPGGSTRIVAGTLVTLVPCGARTAVIFGTVGAALGAGWAAALYGVVAAVLVGTGGLLRVFFPTARLSPPPPGSLRCPSARAVTRTVAAAAREFLFGAAPAVMAGSLALGALYETGAIRLAARPLSPVVEGWLLLPPAAGLTLLCAMLRKELAVQLLTALGTMTGVPAGAGLREWLTPAQIFTYALVNTLALPCLATVGVLARVVGTARAAAVVGLGLGMAVLLGGAAARLLAAL, from the coding sequence GTGGTCGGAGAGTGGATCTCCTCCACGTTCTGGGTGATCGGCTCCCTCGCCGCCCTGTTTGCGGCTCTGTACTGGGGAGGAGGCACCCTCGCCGCGATGCTGGAGGGTGTCTGGGGGCGGTGGGGATCGGCCGCCGTGGCCGCAGCGGTCGGCCGGACGATGGGAAGGGGCCTGGCCGCACGGATCGTCCTGTGGGGGCTGGACGGAGGGGTCCAGGCGCTGATCTCGGTGGGAATCCCCTACGTGCTGGCCTACTACCTGGTCTTCGCTGTCCTCCAGGAGACAGGGGTGGTGGCCCGCGTCGCCGCGGCCGCCGACAGGCTGCTGGTCCGCACGGGGCTCTCGGCCACCCCTTCGCTACCCCTGGTGATGGCCGCTGGCTGCAACGTGCCGGCACTTCTGGCGCTGCGTGCCCTGCCCGGCGGATCCACCCGCATCGTGGCGGGCACGCTCGTCACGCTGGTCCCCTGCGGAGCGCGCACGGCGGTGATCTTCGGAACCGTCGGCGCCGCCCTGGGCGCAGGGTGGGCGGCGGCCCTGTACGGGGTCGTCGCTGCGGTCCTCGTGGGCACCGGCGGCCTGCTGCGTGTGTTCTTCCCCACCGCCCGCCTGTCCCCGCCGCCTCCCGGGTCCCTGCGCTGCCCGTCGGCCCGCGCGGTGACCCGGACGGTGGCCGCAGCCGCCAGGGAGTTCCTCTTCGGCGCGGCGCCAGCGGTCATGGCGGGAAGCCTGGCCCTGGGGGCGCTCTACGAGACCGGCGCCATCCGCCTGGCCGCCCGCCCCCTGAGCCCGGTGGTGGAGGGCTGGTTGCTCCTGCCCCCGGCCGCCGGGCTGACCCTGCTGTGTGCCATGCTGCGCAAGGAGCTGGCGGTGCAGCTGCTGACGGCGCTGGGAACCATGACCGGCGTCCCCGCGGGGGCTGGCCTGAGGGAGTGGCTGACCCCGGCGCAGATCTTCACCTACGCCCTGGTGAACACTCTGGCCCTGCCCTGCCTGGCCACGGTGGGGGTGCTGGCGCGCGTGGTGGGAACGGCGCGGGCGGCGGCGGTGGTGGGCCTCGGCCTGGGAATGGCCGTTCTGCTCGGGGGAGCGGCGGCGCGGTTGCTGGCCGCCCTGTGA
- a CDS encoding YebC/PmpR family DNA-binding transcriptional regulator, translating to MSGHSKWHNIRIKKQKADLVRGKLFSKLAREITVAAREGGGNPDANPRLRTAIERARDAGMPNDNIQRAIQRGTGALEGATYETVTYEGYAPGGVAVLVEVLTDNRNRAASEIRSLFTKHGGSLSEAGSVAWMFDRRGLITVERSRASEDDLLLAALEAGADDVRTSGDVYEVITAPERFFAVKQALEAAGIPLQSADITLVPKSTVRVEGEDARRVLRLIEALEDHDDVQRAYANFDIPDEILQQVS from the coding sequence ATGTCCGGTCACTCCAAGTGGCACAACATCCGCATCAAGAAGCAGAAGGCCGACCTGGTCCGGGGCAAGCTGTTCAGCAAGCTGGCCCGGGAGATCACGGTGGCGGCCCGGGAGGGCGGCGGCAATCCCGACGCCAACCCCCGGCTGCGGACCGCCATCGAGCGCGCCCGGGACGCCGGCATGCCCAACGACAACATCCAGCGGGCCATTCAGCGGGGCACCGGGGCCCTGGAAGGGGCCACCTACGAGACGGTCACCTATGAAGGCTACGCGCCGGGCGGCGTGGCGGTGCTGGTGGAGGTCCTCACCGACAACCGCAACCGCGCCGCCAGCGAGATCCGCAGCCTGTTCACCAAGCACGGCGGGTCGCTCAGCGAGGCGGGGTCGGTGGCGTGGATGTTTGACCGGCGTGGACTGATCACCGTCGAGCGGTCCCGGGCCAGCGAGGACGACCTGCTGCTGGCCGCCCTGGAGGCGGGTGCCGACGACGTGCGGACCTCGGGGGATGTCTACGAGGTCATCACCGCTCCCGAGAGGTTCTTCGCGGTCAAGCAGGCCCTGGAGGCCGCGGGCATTCCCCTGCAGTCGGCCGATATCACCCTGGTGCCCAAGTCCACGGTCCGGGTGGAAGGCGAGGATGCCCGCCGGGTCCTGCGCCTGATCGAAGCGCTGGAAGACCACGACGACGTCCAGCGCGCGTACGCCAACTTCGACATCCCCGACGAGATTCTCCAGCAGGTGAGCTGA